The Nonlabens spongiae genome contains a region encoding:
- a CDS encoding metal ABC transporter permease: MNLTEYFTDYTLRTITLGTAVLGAICGMLGSFAVLRKQSLLGDAISHAALPGIAVAFLITGAKDSNILLLGALVSGLLGVFWIKGIVTKTHLKTDTALGLILSLFFGLGMLLLTYIQKQPNANQAGLDTYLFGQAATLVESDVILMSIVTGISLLILLLFWKEFKLLLFDKNYAITLGFNTKLIDGLISFFIVLAIVIGLQTVGVVLMSAMLLAPAAAARQWTNKLSTMVFIAAIFGAISGIVGTGISASQNNLSTGPVIVLVAAVFVAISFIFSPDRGILFKQLRLIRNRRDLELKKTLHFMYNIVKKHDDISRPHAILILNNFQGFTRSSLSQMEEKDWITVKGQSWSMTQQGFDIAAHLYDANMISHDTSH; the protein is encoded by the coding sequence TAGTTTTGCGGTCTTGAGAAAACAGAGCTTGCTGGGTGACGCCATCTCACACGCAGCTTTGCCGGGAATTGCGGTAGCCTTTTTGATCACAGGTGCAAAAGATTCCAATATCTTGTTGCTGGGGGCGCTCGTGAGTGGCTTGCTGGGAGTTTTCTGGATCAAAGGGATCGTTACAAAAACCCATTTAAAAACCGATACCGCGCTGGGCTTGATCCTGAGTTTGTTTTTCGGCTTGGGAATGTTGCTGCTCACCTACATTCAGAAGCAGCCCAATGCGAATCAGGCGGGACTGGACACCTATTTATTTGGTCAGGCAGCTACTTTGGTAGAGAGCGATGTCATTCTTATGAGCATCGTGACCGGAATAAGCTTGCTGATCCTGTTGCTTTTTTGGAAAGAATTCAAGTTGTTGCTTTTTGATAAGAACTACGCGATCACCTTAGGTTTCAACACAAAACTCATCGACGGTTTAATCAGTTTCTTTATCGTACTGGCGATCGTCATAGGATTGCAAACGGTAGGGGTTGTTCTTATGAGTGCCATGCTGCTGGCTCCCGCTGCTGCAGCTCGACAGTGGACTAACAAATTAAGCACGATGGTATTTATCGCAGCTATCTTCGGCGCGATATCTGGGATTGTAGGCACAGGAATTAGTGCCAGTCAAAATAATCTATCTACCGGTCCTGTAATCGTACTGGTAGCTGCTGTTTTTGTAGCCATTTCATTCATCTTCTCGCCAGACCGAGGAATTTTGTTCAAACAGCTCAGACTCATTAGGAACAGACGCGATCTCGAATTAAAGAAAACCCTACATTTCATGTACAACATCGTAAAAAAACACGATGATATCTCGCGACCCCACGCGATTTTGATCTTGAACAACTTTCAAGGGTTTACCCGATCATCCCTATCACAAATGGAGGAAAAAGACTGGATCACCGTCAAGGGTCAGAGCTGGTCCATGACCCAGCAAGGATTTGATATCGCGGCACATTTGTATGACGCAAATATGATAAGCCATGACACCAGCCATTGA
- a CDS encoding metal ABC transporter permease, with protein MTPAIEIQLIAVLTAAACAIPGVFLVLRKMALISDAISHSILPGIVIGFFITHDLASPWLILFAAFSGIITVILVEMVQKTGLVKEDTAIGLVFPVLFSIGVILIAQNANDVHLDIDAVLLGDLAFAPFDRWILNGTDMGPRGLYLISTILLITILLLFLFYKELKVSTFDVGLSSALGFSPVVLHYGLMSVSSVTTVAAFDAVGAILVVALMIAPAAAAYLLTSDLKKMIVLSILFGCGSAIGGYWLARVLDASISGSITTVLGTLFLLVYLFAPAKGLIAVSIRQNRQQIEVSLLTFLLHLNNHDSLEERRVGHLQEHINWGKVRSRSVLNLALKNNMITIDEKVVSLTRKGKEFTEKALDYIISNRNEKIEDIKDDFFLFRG; from the coding sequence ATGACACCAGCCATTGAAATTCAACTTATCGCTGTGCTGACGGCAGCAGCTTGCGCCATACCTGGTGTTTTCTTGGTATTGCGTAAAATGGCGCTCATCAGCGATGCCATAAGCCACTCTATTCTGCCGGGAATCGTAATTGGATTTTTCATTACTCACGATCTGGCCTCGCCGTGGCTGATTCTTTTTGCTGCTTTCAGTGGAATTATTACGGTCATACTCGTTGAAATGGTTCAAAAAACCGGGTTGGTGAAAGAAGATACTGCAATTGGGCTGGTTTTTCCAGTGTTGTTCAGCATAGGCGTGATACTTATCGCTCAGAATGCAAACGATGTGCATCTGGATATTGATGCGGTGCTTTTAGGTGATTTGGCATTTGCTCCCTTTGATCGATGGATCCTGAACGGTACGGATATGGGGCCGCGCGGGCTCTACCTCATCTCCACTATTTTATTGATCACGATTCTTTTATTGTTTTTGTTTTATAAAGAACTCAAGGTAAGCACCTTTGATGTGGGGCTTTCAAGCGCTTTAGGCTTTTCACCTGTCGTTTTGCATTACGGATTGATGAGTGTTTCCTCGGTAACCACCGTTGCGGCATTTGATGCGGTGGGCGCAATACTCGTAGTGGCCTTGATGATTGCACCGGCAGCTGCAGCTTATCTACTGACTTCTGATTTGAAAAAGATGATCGTGTTATCAATTTTGTTCGGGTGTGGTTCAGCGATTGGAGGCTACTGGCTGGCGAGAGTTCTCGATGCATCGATCTCTGGATCCATCACCACAGTTTTAGGAACGCTGTTTTTACTGGTTTATTTATTTGCTCCCGCAAAAGGATTGATCGCGGTATCCATACGTCAAAATAGACAGCAAATTGAGGTATCCCTCCTTACCTTTCTCTTACACCTGAATAATCATGATAGTCTGGAAGAACGTCGTGTAGGCCACTTACAAGAGCACATCAATTGGGGGAAAGTACGTTCCCGATCTGTCTTGAATCTGGCTTTAAAAAATAATATGATTACCATAGATGAAAAGGTGGTCTCGCTTACGCGAAAAGGAAAAGAATTTACAGAAAAGGCACTCGATTACATCATCTCCAACCGCAATGAGAAAATCGAGGATATCAAGGATGATTTTTTCTTGTTTAGGGGGTGA
- a CDS encoding enoyl-CoA hydratase/isomerase family protein has translation MIMENILINTENRITTITINRPNKLNALNAETIAELSNAIDQVEQDDNTRVIILTGSGEKAFVAGADIKEFADFNVEQGKELAARGQRTLFDKVEQCSKPVIAAVNGFALGGGLELAMAAHFRVASGNAKLGLPETSLGVIPGYGGTQRLPQLVGKGRAFEMIMTAGMINAGTAHDFGLVNHVVTPEELMPTCEKLAGKIMNNSPLALSAAIKAVNAGFKDSVNGYEEEIDQFGNCFGTEDFEEGTSAFLNKRKAEF, from the coding sequence ATAATTATGGAAAACATCTTAATCAATACAGAGAATCGCATTACCACGATCACTATTAATAGACCTAACAAACTGAACGCACTCAATGCAGAAACTATTGCCGAATTGAGCAATGCCATCGATCAGGTTGAACAAGACGATAATACCCGAGTAATTATTCTTACTGGATCTGGTGAGAAGGCCTTTGTAGCCGGTGCTGATATCAAGGAATTTGCAGATTTTAATGTGGAACAGGGTAAAGAGCTGGCCGCTCGAGGTCAGCGTACTTTGTTTGATAAAGTAGAGCAGTGTAGCAAGCCAGTTATCGCTGCGGTAAATGGTTTTGCTCTTGGGGGCGGTTTAGAGCTCGCCATGGCCGCCCATTTTAGAGTGGCAAGTGGAAACGCAAAACTAGGTTTGCCAGAAACTTCATTGGGAGTGATTCCCGGGTATGGTGGGACCCAGCGCTTGCCACAATTAGTAGGTAAGGGGCGTGCGTTTGAAATGATCATGACTGCGGGAATGATTAACGCAGGTACAGCCCACGATTTCGGTCTCGTGAACCACGTAGTAACTCCTGAAGAATTAATGCCTACCTGCGAGAAATTGGCGGGAAAAATTATGAATAACAGCCCGCTGGCGTTGAGTGCGGCGATCAAAGCGGTAAATGCTGGTTTTAAAGACAGTGTCAATGGGTATGAGGAAGAAATCGACCAGTTTGGAAACTGCTTTGGAACGGAAGATTTTGAAGAGGGAACATCAGCTTTTTTGAATAAGAGAAAGGCGGAGTTTTGA
- a CDS encoding helix-turn-helix domain-containing protein, translated as MRINTDKIIAARIKKGLTQEDLAQQAKVNLRTVQRVEKSETNPREITLNLICNALEMEIDDVIVREKSVMENRIISKVVEIIFLTLLNMILMMIFGYLTIDINAQINSVIGGLLLSIFLPFFIVFFTQRMGSLERLLKFGSGFIVYFFLFLFLHGFPKGFVSGLYPCLLICVTVLYFGDVLTKHLAPTREKE; from the coding sequence ATGAGAATTAATACTGACAAGATTATTGCAGCCCGCATAAAGAAAGGATTAACGCAGGAGGATTTAGCTCAACAAGCAAAAGTCAATCTCAGAACAGTTCAACGAGTAGAAAAATCTGAAACCAATCCAAGAGAGATCACATTGAACTTAATTTGTAATGCTTTGGAAATGGAGATAGATGATGTGATCGTGAGAGAAAAATCTGTAATGGAAAATCGCATTATATCTAAAGTGGTTGAAATCATATTTCTAACACTATTAAACATGATTTTAATGATGATTTTCGGTTACTTGACAATAGATATTAATGCTCAAATTAACAGTGTTATAGGTGGTTTATTACTGAGTATATTCCTCCCATTTTTTATCGTTTTCTTCACTCAAAGAATGGGATCTCTAGAGCGACTCTTGAAATTTGGGTCAGGATTTATCGTGTATTTCTTCCTTTTCCTTTTTTTACACGGATTCCCTAAAGGGTTCGTTAGCGGTCTTTATCCTTGTTTATTGATTTGTGTTACTGTGTTGTATTTCGGAGATGTTTTGACAAAACACTTAGCACCTACGCGAGAAAAGGAATAA
- a CDS encoding ABC transporter permease: MNLEYFIARRIQSSASYKNSVSAPIIKIATAAIAIGIIVMLIAIATGVGLQRKIKEKVSAFNGHVAISLFDRNNSITTTRPLSKNQDFYPDFEAVPEVLQLQPIITKGGIIRTETDFEGVIFKGVDSTYNWTYFKPFLIEGDLPKLNGSRTGKEILVSDDIARKLRLKVGDKAPTYFMRGEDRRPPALRAFTISGIYDSGLQEYDSKFIIGDLRNLQKINGWEDDEVGKFEVYISDFDRLDLITRDINLNVGATLYAASIEQQFPTIFSWLALLDSNIYGVIGIILVVGIINMITALLVLILERTQMIGTLKALGAQSWTVRKIFLYNAMSLVLKGLLIGNVLGLGLIAFQYYFQPLTLDPANYYVTVMPVYISIFHVVAVNVGTFIVCFLALIVPTLVVSSISPVKAMRFE; the protein is encoded by the coding sequence GTGAATCTAGAATATTTCATTGCTCGGCGCATACAGAGTAGTGCAAGTTATAAAAATAGCGTAAGCGCTCCTATCATCAAAATTGCTACGGCAGCAATTGCGATAGGTATCATAGTCATGCTTATTGCCATCGCTACTGGCGTGGGATTGCAGCGTAAGATAAAGGAAAAAGTGAGCGCCTTTAACGGGCATGTCGCGATATCGCTTTTTGACCGGAACAATTCCATTACAACAACCAGACCCTTATCAAAAAACCAAGATTTTTATCCTGATTTTGAGGCGGTTCCAGAGGTACTGCAGTTGCAACCTATTATTACCAAAGGCGGAATCATACGCACCGAAACCGATTTTGAAGGTGTGATTTTTAAAGGTGTGGATTCTACCTACAACTGGACGTATTTTAAACCTTTTTTAATCGAAGGAGACCTCCCCAAACTCAATGGTTCACGTACAGGGAAAGAGATACTCGTCTCAGACGATATTGCACGCAAATTGAGACTCAAAGTAGGGGATAAGGCTCCTACTTATTTTATGCGCGGTGAAGACCGGCGCCCACCGGCTTTAAGGGCTTTTACCATAAGCGGTATTTACGACAGCGGTTTGCAAGAATATGATTCCAAATTTATCATTGGTGACCTGCGCAATCTGCAAAAAATAAACGGCTGGGAAGATGATGAGGTGGGAAAATTTGAGGTCTATATAAGTGATTTTGACCGGCTGGATTTGATCACCCGCGATATCAATCTCAATGTTGGAGCTACTTTATATGCTGCCAGTATCGAGCAGCAGTTCCCAACTATCTTTTCGTGGTTGGCTTTGCTGGATTCCAATATTTATGGAGTGATAGGAATTATTTTGGTCGTGGGGATTATTAACATGATCACCGCTTTGCTGGTTCTTATCTTAGAACGGACTCAAATGATAGGGACGCTAAAGGCACTGGGCGCACAAAGCTGGACAGTGCGTAAAATATTCCTTTACAATGCGATGAGTTTGGTTTTGAAAGGTCTTTTAATTGGAAATGTTCTTGGGTTAGGACTTATCGCATTTCAATATTATTTTCAACCTTTAACACTAGACCCAGCCAATTACTATGTCACCGTCATGCCGGTTTATATATCAATATTTCACGTGGTGGCGGTTAACGTGGGAACTTTTATAGTTTGTTTTCTAGCCCTTATCGTACCGACTTTAGTGGTTAGTTCTATCTCGCCAGTTAAGGCGATGCGGTTTGAGTAA
- a CDS encoding exo-beta-N-acetylmuramidase NamZ family protein produces MKYSRFTNSLSLFKYTIIAFGLSLGSCKGNINNKSTTVPSDEVMVDSTLSRKRELKNPRKDIIALKKDQPEPAADHLGEWVDKLKNKTVAVVGNQTSVVNSGEILRPDGWDKEDRVRYVHLVDTLLSQGVDIKAVFAPEHGFRGTADAGATIEDGVDATTGLPIISLYGKNNKPSAQQLSGVDIVVFDIQDVGARFYTYISTLHYIMEACAELKIPILLLDRPNPNGHYVDGSILEKEHQSFVGMHPVPVVHGMTMGEYASMINGEGWLENNAKADLQVIKCKKYTHDSAYHIPIKPSPNLPNDQAINLYPSLCFFEGTEVSVGRGTEMQFQVYGSPSLVKYIGFSFTPSPNVGAKRPKFNGKKCFGVDLREHPRLDRIELEFLVDAFAKAPSKKSFFNSFFTKLAGTEKLQQQIESGMSAEEIRASWKTGLEEFEITRKKYLLYP; encoded by the coding sequence ATGAAATATTCTAGATTCACAAATTCTCTTTCACTTTTCAAATATACCATAATCGCCTTTGGGCTTTCACTAGGTTCTTGCAAAGGAAACATCAATAATAAAAGTACGACTGTCCCTAGCGATGAGGTGATGGTTGATAGCACGCTTTCGCGAAAGCGAGAACTCAAAAATCCCAGGAAGGATATCATCGCCTTGAAGAAAGATCAACCGGAGCCGGCAGCAGATCATCTGGGAGAATGGGTGGATAAATTGAAGAACAAAACCGTTGCCGTAGTGGGTAACCAGACCAGCGTCGTAAATTCTGGTGAGATTTTAAGACCAGACGGCTGGGATAAGGAAGACCGTGTGCGGTATGTGCATCTGGTAGATACGTTGCTCTCACAAGGCGTGGATATCAAGGCGGTTTTCGCGCCTGAGCATGGATTTAGAGGAACTGCAGACGCTGGGGCAACCATAGAGGATGGGGTTGATGCCACGACTGGATTGCCCATCATTTCCCTATACGGGAAAAACAACAAACCGAGCGCGCAACAACTATCTGGTGTGGACATAGTGGTTTTTGACATTCAAGATGTGGGTGCGCGGTTCTATACCTACATCTCTACGTTACATTACATCATGGAAGCCTGCGCCGAATTGAAGATTCCTATTTTGCTTCTCGACCGCCCCAATCCAAATGGGCATTATGTGGACGGGTCCATTTTGGAAAAAGAGCACCAGAGTTTTGTGGGCATGCATCCCGTTCCCGTGGTGCATGGCATGACTATGGGAGAATATGCCAGTATGATCAATGGCGAGGGCTGGCTAGAAAACAACGCAAAAGCTGATCTTCAAGTGATCAAATGCAAAAAGTACACGCACGACAGCGCCTATCATATTCCCATCAAACCGTCACCCAACCTACCTAATGACCAAGCGATCAACCTGTATCCCAGCCTTTGTTTTTTTGAGGGAACTGAGGTGAGTGTGGGCCGCGGGACTGAAATGCAGTTTCAGGTATATGGATCGCCCTCGCTGGTGAAGTATATCGGCTTTTCATTTACGCCCAGTCCCAACGTAGGTGCCAAGCGGCCTAAATTCAATGGAAAGAAATGTTTTGGTGTGGATTTGCGCGAGCATCCTAGGCTTGATCGTATCGAGTTGGAGTTTTTAGTAGACGCTTTCGCGAAAGCGCCTTCCAAAAAAAGCTTCTTCAACTCTTTTTTTACCAAACTCGCCGGAACTGAAAAACTGCAACAACAAATCGAGAGCGGCATGAGTGCAGAGGAGATCAGAGCGAGTTGGAAAACTGGTCTTGAGGAGTTTGAGATTACAAGAAAAAAATATCTTCTTTATCCTTAA
- a CDS encoding DUF1569 domain-containing protein → MPSFFDQKTYDSLRNRLDALSPDAEPQWGRMDAAQMLKHCQYPIQIALEKEKMKLKPNYMARIFFKKAMYNDKPWKKNLPTVRSFKVVDQKDFESEREKLDQWMQELWYDRENENRRPHPVFGKFTNEQWGQMQWKHLDHHFRQFGV, encoded by the coding sequence ATGCCATCATTCTTCGACCAAAAAACTTATGATAGCCTAAGAAATCGTTTGGATGCTTTATCTCCAGATGCGGAACCACAGTGGGGTCGCATGGATGCTGCCCAAATGTTGAAACATTGTCAATACCCCATTCAGATTGCTCTGGAAAAAGAGAAAATGAAACTCAAACCCAATTACATGGCGCGAATCTTTTTCAAAAAGGCGATGTACAATGACAAGCCTTGGAAGAAGAATCTCCCCACGGTAAGATCATTCAAGGTTGTGGATCAGAAAGATTTTGAGAGTGAAAGGGAAAAACTCGATCAATGGATGCAGGAGCTCTGGTACGATCGGGAAAATGAGAACAGGCGGCCACATCCAGTTTTTGGCAAGTTTACAAATGAGCAATGGGGTCAAATGCAGTGGAAGCATCTGGACCATCATTTTAGGCAGTTTGGGGTGTAA
- the obgE gene encoding GTPase ObgE — MTEGNFVDYTKVHLESGRGGKGSTHLHREKYLEKGGPDGGDGGRGGHIILKGNENLWTLYHFKYKRHFKAEQGGNGSKQRRTGHDGEDVIIELPLGTVVRNSETGEQIHEILEHDKEYIICEGGMGGRGNWHFKSSTNQTPRYAQPGTEGEEVDVTFELKILADVGLVGFPNAGKSTLLSVLTAAKPKIANYEFTTLKPNLGIVEYRDFQTFVMADIPGLIEGAAEGKGLGHRFLRHIERNSTLLFLIPADADDIAGEYDILVNELRKYNPEMLDKERFIAISKSDMLDEELMEAIREDLDERGAFNGADYMFISSVSQYQLQQLKDRLWGMLND; from the coding sequence ATGACTGAAGGAAATTTTGTTGACTATACTAAAGTACACCTAGAATCTGGTAGAGGCGGAAAGGGAAGTACACACCTGCACCGTGAGAAGTACCTAGAAAAAGGTGGTCCCGATGGTGGAGATGGTGGACGTGGTGGTCATATCATTCTAAAAGGAAATGAAAACCTCTGGACACTGTATCATTTCAAATACAAGCGACATTTCAAGGCAGAACAGGGAGGGAATGGTTCTAAACAACGCCGCACGGGTCATGATGGTGAAGATGTGATCATAGAACTTCCTCTTGGGACTGTAGTAAGAAATTCCGAAACCGGAGAACAGATCCATGAAATCTTAGAGCATGATAAAGAATATATTATTTGCGAAGGAGGAATGGGAGGTCGTGGAAATTGGCACTTCAAAAGTTCCACCAATCAGACACCGCGCTACGCTCAACCTGGAACCGAAGGTGAGGAAGTAGATGTAACATTTGAATTAAAAATCCTTGCTGATGTAGGTCTGGTAGGGTTTCCTAACGCTGGAAAGTCCACATTGCTTTCTGTTTTAACCGCCGCCAAACCGAAAATCGCCAATTACGAATTCACGACTTTAAAGCCTAATCTTGGCATTGTCGAGTATCGTGATTTTCAAACTTTTGTCATGGCAGATATTCCTGGTTTGATCGAGGGAGCTGCAGAAGGAAAGGGATTAGGACATCGATTTTTACGACACATCGAGCGTAATTCGACTTTGTTATTTCTAATTCCAGCAGACGCTGATGACATCGCTGGAGAATACGATATTCTCGTCAATGAATTGCGCAAGTACAATCCAGAAATGCTGGATAAAGAACGCTTTATTGCCATCTCAAAATCTGACATGCTGGACGAGGAATTGATGGAAGCAATCAGGGAGGATCTGGATGAGCGAGGTGCTTTTAATGGCGCTGATTATATGTTCATCTCGTCAGTGAGTCAGTACCAGTTGCAGCAACTTAAAGATCGGTTGTGGGGTATGTTGAATGACTGA
- a CDS encoding T9SS type A sorting domain-containing protein: MKKTLLFSLCALFTMLTFAQGNIGIVGPAANGWPDAATNPTPDIMLTNNGDGTHFIAGLTLSTGPAKFRTDMDWGNPSYGGNTFPTGSITANDIPVQAGVYDILVDLNNNTYSFTDVSPFTDIELAGTAVTGGSNPQMSTVDGVTYELAVTNFIMGDLQFRETGTATVYGDTAFPTGTATQGGASIPMPGGFYLVTYNFSTGDYSFSIPDVGIVGPAANGWPDPNNATDILMNTIDGDTYTLDGQVLTDGPIKFRQNQDWGINWGGTAFPGGVAEPNGSNDIPATAGTYDIVFSRSALTYAFNATASVDDENFAGFKVYPNPSSKVWVFENQNMDIANIKVFDQLGKLVLVSAPDSFTIEVDSKVFKSGLYLAQIQLENGAQKTVKLFKN, encoded by the coding sequence ATGAAAAAAACTTTACTCTTTTCTTTATGTGCTCTTTTTACGATGCTCACTTTTGCGCAAGGCAATATAGGTATCGTAGGACCCGCTGCAAACGGTTGGCCAGATGCTGCTACTAATCCCACTCCTGACATCATGTTGACTAATAACGGAGATGGAACCCATTTTATAGCTGGATTAACCTTGAGTACTGGTCCCGCAAAGTTCAGGACTGATATGGACTGGGGGAATCCCAGCTATGGGGGTAATACTTTTCCTACTGGATCTATAACTGCAAATGATATTCCCGTACAGGCAGGGGTTTACGATATTCTTGTTGATTTAAATAATAACACCTATAGTTTTACCGATGTTTCCCCATTTACTGATATTGAGTTGGCAGGTACTGCTGTGACTGGTGGTTCTAATCCACAAATGTCCACGGTAGATGGTGTTACCTATGAACTTGCAGTGACAAACTTCATCATGGGTGATTTGCAGTTCCGTGAAACGGGAACAGCCACCGTTTATGGAGATACGGCATTCCCTACTGGTACTGCTACACAAGGTGGCGCCTCCATTCCCATGCCAGGTGGTTTTTATTTGGTGACTTATAATTTTTCAACAGGTGATTACTCGTTCTCAATTCCAGATGTAGGAATCGTTGGTCCAGCAGCAAATGGCTGGCCTGACCCCAATAATGCAACTGATATTCTTATGAACACAATAGATGGTGATACCTATACTTTAGATGGTCAAGTTCTCACAGATGGTCCCATTAAGTTTAGACAAAATCAGGACTGGGGAATTAATTGGGGAGGAACAGCATTTCCAGGTGGGGTTGCCGAGCCTAATGGATCAAACGACATTCCAGCAACAGCCGGAACCTATGACATTGTTTTCTCAAGATCAGCTCTTACCTATGCATTTAACGCTACCGCAAGTGTTGACGATGAAAATTTTGCAGGATTCAAAGTGTATCCTAATCCTTCCAGCAAGGTCTGGGTGTTTGAAAACCAAAACATGGATATCGCAAATATCAAAGTTTTTGATCAGTTAGGTAAGTTGGTTTTAGTGTCGGCTCCTGATTCATTCACGATTGAAGTAGACTCAAAAGTTTTCAAAAGTGGTTTGTATTTAGCGCAAATTCAATTGGAAAATGGCGCGCAAAAGACGGTGAAGCTTTTCAAGAATTAA
- a CDS encoding adenylate kinase, translating into MIQLHDLHFKPFLSAQQISDAVNNLAYQINRDHKEDRPVFLGILNGSFMVMADLVRRFEGDCETAFIRTKSYEGTKSTGTIQLDMDLDISLEGRTVIIVENIVDTGLTVVSLSRKLKQHNPQHLKIATLFLKPEVYNRELEIDYVGQNIENKFVVGYGMDYNNLGRNLPELYVQAKQMKNIVLFGPPGAGKGTQAERLKEKYGLVHISTGDVFRYNIKNATELGKLAKTYIDKGNLVPDEVTINMLKAEVEKHPEAKGFIFDGFPRTEAQATALDGLLESKDTQVSGMVALEVDDEVLVERLLERGKSSGRADDANESVIRDRIKVYYNETAPLKDFYQKQNKYYGVDGVGSIDEITDRLSVEFDKL; encoded by the coding sequence GTGATTCAGTTACACGATCTACATTTTAAGCCATTCCTAAGCGCCCAGCAAATCAGCGACGCGGTTAATAATCTTGCCTATCAAATCAATCGTGACCACAAGGAAGATCGACCTGTGTTCTTAGGAATATTAAACGGCAGCTTCATGGTAATGGCAGATCTCGTACGCCGTTTTGAAGGAGATTGTGAGACCGCTTTTATAAGGACTAAAAGTTACGAGGGAACAAAGTCCACTGGGACGATTCAACTTGACATGGATCTGGATATAAGCCTAGAGGGGCGCACGGTCATCATTGTAGAAAATATAGTGGACACGGGCTTGACGGTGGTCTCGCTTTCGCGAAAGCTGAAACAGCATAATCCTCAACACCTTAAAATTGCTACGCTGTTTTTAAAGCCTGAGGTCTATAATCGGGAATTAGAAATAGACTACGTGGGTCAAAATATCGAGAACAAATTTGTCGTGGGATACGGCATGGACTATAACAATCTAGGGCGCAACCTGCCCGAACTATACGTACAAGCAAAACAAATGAAAAACATAGTGTTATTTGGCCCTCCGGGAGCTGGAAAAGGGACTCAAGCCGAACGTCTTAAAGAGAAATATGGTCTAGTTCATATTTCAACAGGTGATGTTTTCAGGTATAACATAAAAAATGCCACAGAACTGGGTAAACTTGCTAAAACCTATATAGACAAAGGAAACCTCGTGCCTGATGAAGTCACCATCAATATGCTCAAGGCAGAAGTAGAAAAGCATCCCGAAGCAAAAGGCTTCATTTTTGATGGTTTCCCACGCACCGAGGCTCAAGCAACCGCCCTCGATGGTTTGCTGGAGAGCAAGGATACGCAGGTTTCCGGTATGGTAGCTTTAGAGGTAGATGACGAGGTTCTTGTAGAGCGTTTGCTTGAACGCGGAAAGAGCAGTGGCAGAGCAGATGATGCCAATGAAAGTGTAATAAGAGACCGCATTAAAGTATATTATAACGAGACCGCACCGCTAAAGGATTTCTACCAGAAACAGAATAAATACTACGGCGTCGATGGCGTGGGGAGTATTGATGAAATCACTGATCGTTTAAGTGTGGAATTTGATAAATTGTAA